One window of Dyadobacter sandarakinus genomic DNA carries:
- a CDS encoding serine hydrolase domain-containing protein: MLRRISRYGIGLTLFVNVLACSTDEQKVVGIWHTEFEAVANLKSAFDVELRHNLFSDSWSGRFEIPETMAEGTLSGVNLTDSTIFLDLGQGATFTGNLSKNKTEIGGLLNIPDHKPETLIFKKADRWTSQRPARIGKENRALLEWSYQVPPVNSDGWKVGAMNMQATNSQVLNDLFENILKGKYHGLDALLVAQNGKLLLDEYFYLGKREKIHSIQSCTKSVTSLLIGIAKDDGLIQNLDVPLTAFFPAHKKASKEKVPQPTLYNALTMSAGLDWHEDIPYTDPKNDAVLMNQSKDMYGYVLARNLDQKEKPGKRFKYNSGLSILLGGILSNVTGKPADKYAEQSLFKGLGIKDFFWTSMNDQVHTGGGLFLKPRDMLKIGQLILDSGKWNEKQIVSTSWIAESTAFVLPINESSSEWGYGYQWWRGVFRVKDKVLPVIYAAGYGGQVLYIVPDLNLSILTLHHNASDVSGSHSLTLKNIEESIIPAFI, from the coding sequence ATGCTGAGAAGGATATCAAGATATGGCATAGGTTTGACACTTTTCGTAAATGTTTTGGCCTGTTCTACTGATGAGCAAAAAGTGGTAGGAATCTGGCATACTGAATTTGAGGCTGTGGCAAACTTGAAAAGCGCATTCGATGTTGAGCTGCGTCATAATCTCTTCTCTGATTCGTGGAGCGGCAGATTTGAAATTCCAGAAACAATGGCGGAAGGAACATTGTCTGGTGTAAACCTAACAGATTCAACAATATTCCTGGACTTGGGGCAAGGAGCGACATTCACAGGTAATCTTTCGAAGAATAAAACCGAGATAGGAGGACTTCTCAATATACCCGATCACAAACCCGAAACGCTGATTTTTAAGAAAGCAGATCGTTGGACATCACAGCGGCCAGCAAGGATTGGTAAGGAAAATCGCGCGCTGCTAGAATGGAGCTATCAAGTTCCACCTGTGAACAGTGATGGCTGGAAAGTGGGCGCAATGAATATGCAGGCTACAAATTCTCAGGTATTAAATGATCTTTTTGAAAATATTTTGAAGGGCAAATATCATGGACTGGATGCACTGCTGGTTGCCCAAAATGGGAAGTTGTTACTTGACGAATACTTTTATTTAGGTAAGCGGGAAAAAATCCATAGTATACAATCTTGTACAAAAAGTGTAACGTCGCTCCTGATTGGCATTGCAAAAGATGATGGTCTGATCCAAAATCTGGATGTACCATTGACAGCTTTCTTTCCGGCCCACAAGAAGGCTTCAAAAGAGAAAGTTCCACAACCCACACTGTATAATGCCTTAACGATGTCGGCCGGACTGGATTGGCATGAGGACATTCCTTATACCGACCCAAAAAATGATGCTGTTTTAATGAACCAAAGCAAGGATATGTATGGGTATGTCCTGGCTAGGAATTTGGATCAAAAGGAAAAGCCAGGTAAGAGATTTAAATACAACAGCGGCCTTTCGATCTTACTGGGGGGTATTCTATCCAATGTAACTGGAAAGCCTGCGGACAAATATGCAGAACAATCCCTGTTTAAAGGATTGGGAATTAAAGACTTTTTCTGGACTTCAATGAATGATCAAGTTCACACAGGAGGTGGATTGTTCCTCAAGCCACGGGATATGCTGAAGATCGGCCAGTTGATACTGGATTCGGGAAAGTGGAATGAGAAGCAAATTGTGTCCACATCGTGGATCGCCGAATCTACCGCATTTGTTCTGCCGATAAATGAGTCAAGTTCGGAGTGGGGATATGGATATCAATGGTGGCGTGGCGTGTTCCGGGTTAAAGACAAAGTATTGCCCGTAATCTACGCTGCTGGTTATGGAGGTCAGGTGTTGTATATCGTCCCCGATTTAAATCTTTCAATTCTTACATTACATCACAATGCTTCGGATGTAAGTGGCAGCCACTCCCTGACCTTAAAGAATATAGAGGAGTCTATTATTCCTGCTTTCATTTGA
- a CDS encoding cupin domain-containing protein, with the protein MKNCKRAVMLGLTMCLTLTSILVAAQQKTRPSTVLSTIFPKGQKAPATNFTGNAWVTQLIQPDSAFNIPVGSVTFEPGARTYWHSHPGGQALLATGGTGYYQEKGRPIQILQAGDTVKCPPNIPHWHGASPDAGFTQIAITPNTETGRVIWLQEVTEQEYRQK; encoded by the coding sequence ATGAAAAACTGCAAACGCGCAGTTATGTTGGGCCTAACAATGTGCTTGACATTGACAAGTATACTGGTCGCCGCCCAGCAGAAAACAAGACCATCAACTGTATTAAGCACTATTTTCCCAAAAGGGCAAAAGGCACCAGCAACAAATTTTACCGGAAATGCATGGGTCACCCAGCTTATCCAGCCAGACAGCGCATTCAACATTCCGGTAGGCAGTGTAACCTTTGAACCTGGCGCGCGTACCTACTGGCACTCCCACCCTGGCGGACAAGCACTTCTGGCAACCGGGGGAACAGGTTACTATCAAGAAAAAGGCAGACCCATACAGATACTTCAAGCTGGTGACACCGTCAAATGTCCACCAAATATACCCCACTGGCATGGTGCTTCACCCGACGCCGGATTTACGCAAATTGCCATTACCCCTAATACCGAGACTGGAAGGGTAATATGGCTACAAGAAGTCACAGAACAAGAATATCGTCAAAAGTAG
- a CDS encoding helix-turn-helix domain-containing protein yields the protein MENQIRFDTVSQYNAFNQHKTLHPLVSVLDLSKADMRSKTNMYLGLYFVFLKEVDCGDLRYGKQYYDYQEGTLVFFAPGQVVNVENDGELYRPKGYALAFHPDLLHGTSLNQHIHEYGFFSYQSHESLHISERERQIVLDCLAKIKYELEHAIDKHSRKLIVSNIELFLDYCTRFYDRQFLTRDTVHKSVVERFETLLTNYFLSDSPSIIGLPSVVYFANELNLSTKYFGDLIRKETGQTAQDYIQDKLIHVAKEKIFDQTKTVSEIAFEMGFKYPQHFSRLFKQRVGQTPNEFRALQNLN from the coding sequence ATGGAAAATCAGATCCGGTTTGACACTGTCAGCCAATACAATGCATTCAATCAACATAAAACACTACATCCACTGGTGAGTGTGTTGGACCTCTCCAAGGCTGACATGCGCAGCAAAACGAACATGTACCTGGGGTTGTATTTTGTCTTTCTAAAGGAGGTTGATTGTGGTGACCTTCGTTACGGCAAACAGTATTATGACTATCAGGAAGGCACGCTCGTATTTTTTGCTCCCGGTCAGGTAGTAAATGTTGAAAACGATGGCGAATTATACCGTCCCAAAGGTTACGCGCTGGCTTTTCACCCCGATCTGTTGCATGGCACTTCACTAAATCAGCATATTCATGAATATGGGTTTTTCAGCTATCAGAGCCATGAGTCTTTACATATTTCCGAGCGCGAAAGGCAAATTGTGCTGGACTGTTTGGCTAAAATTAAATATGAGTTGGAGCATGCCATTGATAAACATAGCCGCAAGCTCATCGTCTCAAACATCGAGTTGTTTTTGGATTACTGTACGCGGTTTTACGACCGACAGTTCCTTACCCGTGACACGGTCCACAAAAGTGTAGTAGAGCGTTTCGAAACGCTATTGACCAATTACTTTCTGTCGGATAGCCCTAGCATTATTGGGCTACCCTCAGTGGTATATTTTGCTAACGAATTGAATTTGTCAACGAAATATTTTGGGGACCTGATCAGAAAAGAAACCGGCCAAACGGCGCAGGATTACATTCAGGACAAGCTCATCCATGTGGCCAAGGAAAAAATATTTGACCAGACAAAAACCGTCAGCGAGATTGCATTCGAAATGGGTTTCAAGTATCCACAGCATTTTTCCAGGCTTTTCAAACAGAGGGTAGGCCAAACTCCCAATGAGTTCCGAGCGCTTCAAAATCTAAACTGA
- a CDS encoding aldo/keto reductase has product MMEKVILNNGIEMPVLGFGVFQVPDLAECERSVLDAIETGYRLIDTAASYGNEQAVGNAIKSSGVAREDLFITTKLWIQSQGYENTKKAFEASLEKLQLEYLDLYLIHQPFGDVYGEWKAMQEFYKEGRVRGNWCQQLSTRQIDGFDRPQ; this is encoded by the coding sequence ATGATGGAAAAGGTGATTTTAAATAATGGTATAGAAATGCCAGTCTTGGGATTTGGGGTTTTTCAGGTTCCCGATCTGGCAGAATGTGAAAGAAGTGTGCTCGACGCAATTGAAACAGGATACCGCTTGATTGATACGGCTGCTTCTTATGGCAATGAGCAGGCAGTGGGCAATGCGATCAAAAGCAGTGGTGTTGCAAGAGAAGATCTATTTATTACAACAAAACTCTGGATTCAGAGCCAGGGCTATGAGAATACCAAAAAGGCATTCGAAGCCTCGCTGGAAAAGTTGCAATTAGAATATCTGGACTTATATCTGATACACCAGCCGTTCGGTGATGTTTACGGAGAATGGAAAGCAATGCAGGAATTTTATAAAGAAGGACGGGTAAGGGGCAATTGGTGTCAGCAACTTTCAACCCGACAGATTGATGGATTTGATCGTCCACAATGA
- a CDS encoding aldo/keto reductase, whose translation MDLIVHNEIIPAVNQIETHPFHQQIQPHQFMQENNVQIESWGPFAEGKNGIFENELLSSIGAKYNKTIAQVVLRWLTQRGVVAIPKSVRKARMEENFNIFDFKLSDQDMEAIKGLDTNASSFFDHRDPAMVKWLGEHKI comes from the coding sequence ATGGATTTGATCGTCCACAATGAAATCATCCCGGCCGTTAATCAGATTGAAACACACCCCTTCCACCAGCAGATCCAGCCACATCAATTCATGCAGGAAAACAATGTGCAAATTGAATCTTGGGGCCCGTTTGCAGAAGGGAAAAACGGCATTTTTGAAAATGAGCTGTTGTCATCCATTGGGGCTAAGTACAATAAAACCATAGCGCAAGTTGTACTGCGCTGGCTTACCCAACGTGGTGTAGTAGCTATTCCTAAGTCAGTGCGTAAAGCTCGGATGGAAGAAAACTTCAACATTTTCGATTTTAAGCTCAGCGATCAGGACATGGAAGCCATCAAAGGACTGGACACCAATGCCAGCAGCTTCTTTGACCACCGCGACCCAGCTATGGTAAAATGGCTTGGTGAGCACAAGATCTAG
- a CDS encoding aldo/keto reductase, protein MEKRKLGNSGLEVSAFGLGCMGLSFGYGPATEKQEAIKLIHAAVERGVTFFDTAEAYGPFTNEELLGEALQPFRSDVVIATKFGFKDGKPTAGVDSRPENIRAVAEASLKRLRTDVIDLFYQHRVDPKVPIEDVAGTVKDLIREGKVKYFGLSEAGVATIRKAHAVQPVSALQSEYSLWWKEPEAEIIPTLEELGIGLVPFSPLGKGFLTGKINEETTFDKNDFRNIVPRFSAENRKVNQDLVDVLTRIAAEKDVAGMPATTAQIVLAWLLAQKPWIVPIPGTTKLHRLEENLSAANVKLAAGDLTKINDAVALVQIQGARYSQELQSRVDR, encoded by the coding sequence ATGGAAAAAAGAAAATTAGGAAATAGCGGCCTGGAAGTATCTGCCTTTGGCCTGGGTTGTATGGGCCTAAGCTTCGGATACGGTCCAGCAACGGAAAAACAAGAGGCGATCAAGTTAATCCATGCGGCTGTTGAGCGGGGCGTCACATTTTTTGATACCGCAGAAGCATACGGGCCATTTACCAACGAAGAACTTCTCGGCGAAGCCTTGCAGCCATTTCGCAGTGATGTGGTGATCGCAACTAAATTTGGTTTCAAAGATGGTAAACCCACTGCGGGCGTGGACAGTCGGCCTGAAAATATCCGCGCGGTTGCCGAAGCGTCACTGAAACGTTTGCGGACAGATGTGATCGATCTTTTTTACCAGCACCGCGTAGACCCCAAAGTGCCGATTGAAGATGTGGCGGGAACGGTTAAAGATTTGATCCGTGAAGGCAAAGTAAAATACTTTGGGCTTTCGGAAGCAGGCGTGGCCACGATCCGCAAAGCGCATGCAGTCCAGCCTGTCTCGGCGCTGCAAAGTGAGTATTCACTTTGGTGGAAAGAGCCGGAGGCTGAGATTATTCCAACTCTGGAAGAGCTGGGGATTGGACTTGTGCCATTTAGCCCTCTTGGAAAAGGTTTTTTAACTGGAAAGATCAATGAAGAGACAACATTTGATAAAAATGATTTCCGCAATATCGTTCCACGCTTTTCTGCTGAAAACCGAAAAGTAAACCAGGACCTGGTTGATGTGCTTACACGGATTGCCGCTGAAAAAGATGTTGCAGGAATGCCAGCCACAACTGCACAAATCGTCCTTGCATGGCTTTTAGCCCAAAAGCCCTGGATCGTTCCAATCCCAGGGACTACCAAGCTTCACCGGTTGGAAGAAAACCTGTCGGCAGCGAATGTCAAGTTGGCCGCAGGCGATCTAACAAAAATCAATGATGCTGTTGCTTTGGTACAGATCCAGGGCGCCCGGTATTCGCAAGAATTGCAAAGTCGTGTTGACCGCTAA
- a CDS encoding cupin domain-containing protein: MKKFLSIITMMLTALSFGAVAQQVPIFAKEGEKSPNVHHVGNVWLKELSAPDSVFSYGTAVAIFDPGARLDWHSHPGGQILIFTEGKGYYQEKGKPKQTMKPGDVIKCLPGVEHWHGATAESGVTYIATSPAQKGRTIWLQKVTDAEYGPVKK, from the coding sequence ATGAAAAAATTCCTTTCAATTATTACCATGATGCTTACCGCGCTGTCTTTCGGCGCGGTAGCACAACAAGTTCCGATATTTGCCAAAGAGGGGGAGAAATCACCTAATGTCCATCATGTTGGCAATGTTTGGCTCAAAGAGCTGAGCGCGCCTGACAGTGTTTTTAGTTATGGCACCGCAGTGGCAATTTTTGATCCAGGTGCGCGCCTGGACTGGCATTCGCATCCGGGAGGTCAAATTTTGATTTTTACAGAGGGTAAGGGCTACTACCAGGAAAAAGGCAAACCTAAACAAACCATGAAGCCTGGCGATGTAATTAAATGTCTGCCCGGTGTGGAGCATTGGCATGGGGCCACAGCGGAAAGTGGGGTGACCTATATCGCGACATCTCCAGCCCAAAAAGGCAGGACAATATGGTTGCAAAAGGTAACGGATGCAGAGTATGGCCCTGTAAAGAAATAA
- a CDS encoding nuclear transport factor 2 family protein, which produces MVAKGNGCRVWPCKEIIYTAALMIYNSPPKCFILPIAGLIFMILTNQQSLAQSKYGVADDAQRQVIKLSKDKWGWMSEKKVDQLSELFDDKAVFVHMGGTWGKERELEVIQTGEIWYKKAELYSISVNVIGNTAILLNDIDLQAVVSGNQVVNPFMVTEVYINENGKWKMGSLTFSRLLRPIKMTD; this is translated from the coding sequence ATGGTTGCAAAAGGTAACGGATGCAGAGTATGGCCCTGTAAAGAAATAATCTATACAGCAGCGCTGATGATATATAATTCCCCACCCAAGTGCTTTATACTGCCCATTGCAGGGCTTATTTTTATGATACTAACTAACCAACAGTCCCTAGCACAATCCAAGTACGGTGTTGCTGATGATGCTCAGCGGCAAGTCATCAAGCTTTCAAAAGATAAGTGGGGCTGGATGTCAGAAAAGAAAGTGGACCAGCTATCTGAGCTCTTTGATGATAAAGCAGTTTTTGTTCATATGGGTGGTACCTGGGGTAAAGAACGGGAATTAGAAGTAATTCAGACGGGTGAAATTTGGTATAAAAAAGCAGAGCTTTATTCTATCTCTGTTAATGTGATCGGCAATACAGCAATCCTGTTAAACGATATTGATTTGCAGGCAGTTGTCAGTGGCAATCAGGTTGTTAACCCATTTATGGTGACCGAAGTTTATATCAATGAGAATGGTAAATGGAAAATGGGATCGCTCACATTTTCACGGCTTCTCAGGCCAATCAAGATGACGGATTAA
- a CDS encoding carboxymuconolactone decarboxylase family protein, producing MENGIAHIFTASQANQDDGLNKPISTHAKLELMKSLILILVAAIIFHQSMAQQNTEQGKSLSQKQVSIVAISALTAKGDLSNLKQALHDGLSVGMSINEIKEELIHLSAYCGFPRSLNGIIAFNIVLDERKAKGITDVVGKAASKPSELDKFESGKKVLESLTGQHETYPKKSGYAAFVPAIDTLLKEHLFHDIFIRGVITHEERELTTIAALVSLGGVESQLQGHLGIGLHLGFTSEQLEKLMATVESKIGKSEVDAGRQVLARVLASRK from the coding sequence ATGGAAAATGGGATCGCTCACATTTTCACGGCTTCTCAGGCCAATCAAGATGACGGATTAAATAAGCCAATCTCCACGCACGCAAAGCTAGAACTTATGAAATCATTGATATTAATATTGGTAGCGGCTATTATTTTTCATCAAAGTATGGCACAGCAAAATACGGAGCAGGGCAAAAGCCTTAGCCAAAAACAAGTCAGCATTGTCGCTATCTCTGCCCTTACGGCAAAAGGTGATTTATCAAACTTGAAACAAGCTTTGCATGATGGCCTAAGCGTCGGCATGAGTATCAATGAGATCAAAGAAGAGCTGATCCATTTATCAGCGTACTGTGGATTTCCAAGAAGTTTGAACGGGATTATTGCCTTTAACATCGTGCTTGATGAACGTAAAGCTAAGGGCATTACTGACGTGGTGGGCAAGGCGGCCAGCAAACCAAGCGAGCTGGACAAATTCGAAAGTGGAAAAAAGGTTCTTGAATCACTTACCGGCCAGCATGAAACCTATCCTAAAAAGAGTGGATATGCAGCCTTTGTGCCTGCTATTGATACGCTTTTAAAGGAGCACCTGTTTCATGACATTTTTATCAGGGGAGTCATCACCCATGAAGAAAGGGAACTGACTACAATCGCTGCACTTGTCAGTCTGGGCGGCGTGGAGTCCCAATTGCAAGGGCATTTGGGAATTGGCCTGCACCTTGGATTTACCAGCGAACAGTTGGAGAAATTAATGGCAACAGTAGAGTCCAAGATCGGCAAAAGTGAAGTTGATGCAGGCAGGCAAGTGTTAGCAAGAGTCTTAGCAAGTAGAAAATAA
- a CDS encoding (2Fe-2S)-binding protein: protein MANITLKINKKDYKLDADPQMPLLWAIRDLAGLKGTKYGCGVAQCGACVVHLNGEAVRSCVTKVSRAVGKQVTTIEGLSANNDHPVQKAWQEIDVPQCGYCHSGQIMSAVVLLREKGNPTDQDIDDAMAGNICRCGTYLRIREAIHAAAELQRNTSTKG, encoded by the coding sequence ATGGCAAATATCACATTGAAAATCAATAAAAAAGATTACAAGTTGGATGCTGACCCGCAAATGCCGCTGCTTTGGGCAATTCGGGACTTAGCCGGACTGAAAGGCACCAAGTACGGCTGTGGTGTAGCCCAATGCGGTGCCTGCGTGGTGCATTTGAATGGGGAAGCCGTCCGCTCGTGCGTAACCAAGGTAAGCCGCGCCGTAGGCAAGCAGGTGACGACCATTGAAGGATTATCGGCAAACAATGACCATCCAGTCCAAAAAGCTTGGCAGGAAATTGATGTGCCGCAGTGCGGCTATTGCCATTCGGGACAGATCATGTCTGCCGTTGTGCTGCTGCGCGAAAAAGGCAATCCGACCGATCAGGATATAGACGATGCCATGGCCGGGAACATTTGCCGGTGCGGCACCTATCTGCGCATTCGTGAAGCAATCCACGCGGCTGCTGAGCTGCAAAGGAATACGTCTACAAAAGGGTAA